The nucleotide sequence GAGCTGAACAAATCAGTAGTGTTTGAATCTGTCCCACATGTATGATTTTTGGTGCTCAAGGGCTGGGAGGCGTAGGGTCATTAAATGCCAATGCCACCATGGGGTACCCATGTTGAGGACTTTTTAAAGTTTGTTTGATAAGTATGACTGGCAGCTCGTGGCGTCTGATTGTGTAACAGAAGTCGTATTTCTGCAGTTATGAGTCTGAATTGATACATTAGTCCCCCTTCTCTCTGGTTGTTGGGGCAATCAATAGGATAGCAATGGCACAATCCCTTCAAAATCAACAGATGGCTTGATGGGTCTTGAGAATTCAGTATTGTTTATTTCATGCCTAATTGGTGAAGAAGGTTTGGTTCGTTCTCTCTTTGATCCCATTTACAagtctctttctttttgaatGCAATGTAGAAGCTTCATGTAGTGAAATTGGGCTGCGTTTCCTACAATGGGCTGGACCTCTCAAGGTTACTATATGGTCGAGGTCAAAGAAAACTAGAAATGGGCCGTACTTTACCAATACTGGATTTGATGTGGCCCATCGGCCATGCTTCGTGCTTAACTCCAGCTTTGTTTTGTTAGGCGCTTCATAGACTGTTCTCAATAGTTCATAGATTACCGACAAAAGCTGGTCATACATacaccataaaaaaaaagttagtagTAATCGTCACGAAAAATCGGAATTTTCCGCAAACAGACAAAGTTGAGACAACCAACTTCTCGCAATGGGGTTGACTTCTTGACCCACCCACGTTTGGTGTCGGTGAGGAACCGATCGCGCAAATCACTCTCTATATGTGAAAAAAATGCGAACGCACGAAATAAAGTTCCCATGTTAATTCATACATTTACTTTcttatcattaaaaaaacatcaatgataataaatattttaGCAGTTGATATTCCAATTATTTCAACTGTTGCTGAGTAATACGCACGTGATTTTATTTGTGATACATGTGGAGTACACGAATTCATTGAACAGATTGGATATACTCACTACTGATGAGATGTTTAGCATTTTGAAAAAGAGACCAACTGTGAAAAGCGTGAAGGCAAATACATGTTAATAGTTGGAAGGCTGTTCGTGAGATATAAGGTTGGAGCACATGGTGGTGTTTGGTACTAATATTTGTGGGCTTTAATGAATTGCAACTACTAATAATTGATAATTAAACACACTTATTAAAGGGCATGTTAAATGCATGTGAGGTGCACATGCCCCATTTTCAATAATAATGTAATTGAATGTGTACCATGTTTTTTAGTAGCTTAATTCTAAATTTGGAGATACTCCTCTAATTTCTCCAGCTTTTAATTTCTATTAGTGTCTCTATCTATTCCCATGGACAACCCCTACTtttatcttctcttcattatcaATAATAAAGTAACAAGCCTGGGTGGCAATTAAAGGGGGTCCCAATAGAGAGCAACGTGTCCaacatttctttgttttttctgcCCTGCAATTTAAAGACTTGGGCAGATGTGGACGTACAAAGGTGATGTACTGATGTGGCCTCCTCTTTCCACATAAATCTAGGGGAAGACCATGTTACTTGGGTTAGGTATCCGATCATAAGACAGGCGTGGGACATTGATAATCAAGTCTCTTCTCTTGTAATTAATTGTTGCCCCAAAAGTTCCGCAACCAAGAATGTAAATATATTTTCCCCCTCTCTCCAGAAAATATCAGTCGTCAAAACTGGTCATCTTAtattataattcaaatttcagATCTTTTCCAATCATCCATAAAGTATATACCAATaactttgatatatatataaaccgcAGCAATATCTCTAGTTTTGATAAAGATTTATGGTGCGTGCATGCCGTATTGATAATCTTAATAACGAAGAAAGACAAAACATGCAAAAGATTAAAAGGAGCTTAGTGTTGGCTGATTTTCATAATCCTTGACTTTAAGATGGCGGTAATTAGGCTAGTAATAGTAAAATTTGCTTTtgaaattcttaattgtttgttattcacatgctaataataatatcattaCACCCGAGTCATTAGTTTGAATGATAAAgatgatcagggttcgaatctaTCTTcatccttttcaaaaaaaataataatatcatatacggTTGTAGGTTCGAAGAAGAGTAAAATAAATGCAATGTTTTGAAATCCATTGACCTACACGTGGATTCAAAGACAAGTTGAAATCATAATTAAGTTGTGTCCTCTTGCTCACTAAATTTAAAAGCCAGAACCCACATTGACAATTTGACTCCCCCAACCCTCTTCACTTTTGAAAACACAAACCATGCTCACACTTCCTCAGCCACCACCACAACAACCACCACCTCTCcgctaccaccaccaccaccaccaccgtcatTCCCATTTCCTTCTCTTGTTCTTCATGCTAAGTCCTCTAATTATCAACACAAGCAATGCTTACAAATTCAAAGAGGCTCCACAATTCTACAACTCCCCCACATGCCCTCCCCTTCACAGTAACAACAACATCATGTGCTCTAATGAAGCCGTCCACGTGGCAATGACCCTCGACGCCGCGTACCTCCGAGGCTCCATGGCCGCGATTTTATCCGTCCTTCAGCACACCTCCTGCCCCGAAAACATAGTCTTCCATTTTGTCTCCTCCGACACCGCCTCCAATTCCCTTtacaccaccatcaccacctcCTTCCCTTACCTAAACTCCCAGCTCTACCACTTCGACGACACGGCCGTCTCCGGCCTAATCTCTACCTCAATCCGCTCCGCCCTCGATTGCCCCTTAAACTATGCAAGAAACTATCTCGCCAATCTCCTCCCTCTATGTGTGCGACGTGTCGTGTACTTAGATTCCGATTTAGTCCTCGTCGACGACATTGCGAAACTCTCAGCGACTTATTTACCGGACGGTGTGGTATTGGCAGCGCCAGAGTACTGTAACGCGAATTTCACTTCTTACTTTACTCCTACGTTTTGGGCCAACCCGACATTGTCATTAACATTCGCGGGTCGGAGCGCGTGTTACTTTAATACGGGCGTGATGGTGATTGATTTGGAGAGATGGAGAGAAGGGGATTATACGAGAAAGATTGTGGAGTGGATGGAGCTCCAGAAACGAATTCGGATCTACGAATTGGGTTCTTTGCCTCCGTTTTTGCTGGTATTTGCGGGTAATATTGCTCCGGTGGATCATCGATGGAACCAACACGGACTTGGAGGGGACAATTTTAGGGGATTGTGTAGGGACTTGCATCCGGGTCCGGTTAGTCTGTTGCATTGGAGCGGAAAGGGCAAGCCATGGGTTCGACTTGACTCGAGCCGGCCCTGTCCGTTAGATGCTTTGTGGGCCCCTTATGATCTCTTGCAGATGCCTTTCGCTATTGAGTCTTAAAACAACATATATAGATTATAGATTCGTAAAGCCGGCAATTGACAAAGCTCACAatgcgtcttttttttttttttggtattgttTTTGACTTTGTAAAGAGTAAATTACAGTAATGATTAAAAGACTATAAGTGGAAATATATGAGGAGTTATTCAATTTCTGTGTTATTTTCTTTGGATGTAGTATTTTCTAACCGCTAGATTAGATTTCTGGAAATCCAAACCCAAacacaaacaaatcaaagattttgttcactCTAAGTCACGGGCCACATAGTCACACAGATTTATTCTTTTTGGGTTGTCGTTATTGGTTCTTAGATCAAAAAACACGTTTTTATTTGATAGGTGCAAAACCTTTATTTATGTATCATTCATTTGAGTCAATCCGACACTCTTTGATTATATAGTAGTAACTTTAATTGTAACGTTAGCTTTCCTTTAATATCtacttaacaattttttttgtctggctAAAGCAAGACAATTATCGTTGGACCGACTAATTATTGTGTTTACTGGTACTAATTAGGTAAAAGAAGAATCACCTAAAAGTAATTGGGAATTTAAGGCATTGTCTGGCCATCGTTCGAATTCAAACCAAATATTGTAGCCTGCCTTTTGCAAGTGCATGTACCATTTACTTTAAAAAGAATATTGATTTGATTCCTAATCTTACCTTGATAATTAAAGGTGACAATAAAGTAGCTCTAATTACGGCCTATTTACtttggttattaaaaaaaaaggcctATTCACTTTAATCAAGGAGAAATCTAAGGCACCCCCATACAATTAATGCCCGTCAATCTAGTCAACCTGCATGCTGCATTACAGTATTCATATTGCAGCCGTGGCCGTGGGGGGTCGTCGAGTATTGGGACTGACACAGTGGACACTAATAAAATGATACTAGATTCTCAAATTTCGTCAACTTATCAAAGTTTCACACCTAATTAAGGGACGTAACATGGGGAATAATTAATGATAATGGGTTCACTtacattataattattaataaatgACCAAATCTTGCATTGGATAAATTAAACAAGTATTACACCCGAGCtattagttggagtgataacAATGGTGCGTTTCACCCTGATAATCAGGGCTCGAATTCTCCCTCCCCGTttcaaaagaaataaacaaatattttttaaaaaaatagtagtATACTATGACCATCTTTAGTCCCTTGTTGAAGCCTATAGAATTACCTAagaaattatgtttattttttagTGTATTAAAATGTGAACAACTTAATTTGAGGCAATTAAATGGACTTGATTGGGGAATTGCATTGTCAAGTACCTATTAACCTAGATATAGTTAGTTACAAGATCATGCTCGGTTGCTTTCATTGTTTAATGGTCCGAAAGAAGTGGTTGTTGCTTTGCTATAATAAAATCAAAGGGAGAGGACGACATGCAACCTATTTGACATACATTATTGTCCCACCTAAAAGCACTAATTAGGCAAgtaacaacaaaaagaaagattgaaaaCAATATTTCTGATTAGAAATAACCTTAACAACATAGATATATCTATGACTAGCTAGCTAGGTGGAAGTTTCTTATGTACAATCGAAGCATTTACATGAATGACATATATGACCTAACTTGTGAAAACAATTGCCCAACCACGACAGCGGACCAAAAGCTTTATTTCACACATTAGCGATGTCAAAGTTGACCTTTTTAAGGATAAAATTGTGTGGGCCTTAGGTCTATAACGAACAATACCTCATTCGAATTGGATTTATGTGGTTCATATGATATGCATTGATGTACATATACTCGCAAAcactaaaacaaaaacatagaaaAAGGAGGTTGTTGCTAGTAAGTACTGAGCAGGAACAACCATGGCAGCATGATATGATCATTTTTAGTAGGGTTGTAAGAAAATTATCTTAAAATCCTAATTGAAACTGATTCAATGGTcggttattttaaaaaaaatatttaatgagaACCGATGAAAGGCCGATAGAATAACTAAAATAATCACCGATAACCAATTGATCGATCAGTTAAATTAttgtcaaaaaattgaaaaaaaaataaaaaatcctgaCCTTAGCTCACAGGTTCACATGGCTTGGTGTTTAACCAATTATGATTAAATTGTGTTATATTTAGAGATTTTCGCTTTAATTTGCATCAAAAGCAAATATCCAAGTTGGTACAAATTTAATTAAGTAAACTAATGGAGTTTTCAACTTCTTCAGTTTCAACCGAACCATAAAAAGAGATCGATGAAGCAATGAAGTAAAGCTAATAAAATGACGTACCAATGCCGAATAGGTCGGTGGATTGGATTGGGCTGAATTTCATTTGTTTCAGTTTGGAGCTAGAAGCTGCTCCACATAAGTTCGGGCCAAGAGCCCAAGGTATTGGCCCACGTTTTAGTAAATCGCAAAAGAAAGGAACAACAGGGAATGAGATGAGCTAAACGGACGAAACAAAAAGGGACTGGGCCATTAGTCCAAGCCTTCTCCACATATCCTCTAATAAGCCCAGTACACGGCCCAAACATAGttataaaaatgataaaataccagTGATAACCATCTTAGAAACATCCAAGCAATGTATGACATGTATTCATTGGATATGATTTTCAATGACTCTTGCTATAATGTCACCACGTATGCATGTCACACACTGTTGGATGCTTTTGAAATAATTATTACTGAGATCCCTCCAAACATTGTTGTCACTCAAAAGAAACGAAGTAATCCACACTCCTCCAAGTAAATTCGTAATTACTCATTCcgcaatttaaaaaaaaaaaaaagaactaagaATTTAGAGCATAATCTCAAGAGCCTCAAGCATATGGAGGGGTCACATTGAACAATCTCAGTAGTCACTAGTAAATAGAAACTTGATTATTCCAAAAATGGAAGGCAATATTGCCATCAATCATCAGGCTTTACTTGGGTCCGTGAAGTCTGCTCCATTCTTTGGGAAGTATCTGTAGTAAATGTACTGCAACAAAATCTATAAACAAATTCTTGTTAAGGTTTTTGCACAACATATATTTACATAAGCAGAATAGTGTTAATTATTGAATAATATATAAAGACAAGGATACAAATAAGTCGAGTGCGACACAGACGACTGCATCCAGTAGCCAAGGCAAATTGGGCTTTATTTTCTCCCATTCCCTGGTTCTAACAACAATACTGCATTCAGTCACACACACAGAAGGTTAGATCTGCGaaggaaatgaaaatttttccTAGCTACTCATTGAGCAGAGACAAACCTTAAGACATAACTGAGGTTGGCCAGCAGAGCAAATATGAACATCAGCGGGTTCAAGCCCTGTATATATGTCCCAAAGAAAAATTAACAATCAAGGGTTTAATTTAGTGAGATGAAGAAATTAAAaggttgtgtgtatatatatatatattcattaccTCCACGCTACCTCTTTTAACCTGGTAAATgaaggaaatatatatataacttcaaTTAGCCAGATATCATGAGAAAAATTAACCAAAACAAAGAGAATCACAAGGGTTGTAATGGTTACTTACGTTCAACAATATTTGAGGGATTCGGCCTCCCATATAAATAGCAGCCATCAACCATCCCaaccattgtccaaaagcaCTGTGCTCCATCCCACCTGCACCTTCCTGCTCTATACTTGTAAGTAAACAATGGAAAGAACATATAAATTGAATGAATATCAATCGTCCATTAACTAATTATGTCATACATGCAAGAGTAATCTTCTTCCAGTAAATCCCATGTATGCTTCTGACAAACCCTTGCTTTGGAAGGGCAAGTTGAGCGATGTAGCAAAGAATGTCCCATATCCAACCTTAAAATCAATAGTTTCATGAATAACTAGTTAGTTAAATTAGGTAGTATATATGCAATGGAGAATACGGTGCCTCTTGTGGTTGGAGCTTGCAAGTTGAATACTCACAGATCTTGGGATTGACCTAGCCTGGCTAACAGTTCTATTAGTTGGAGCAGGAGTGGTAGTGGTTGTCTCATCTTCAGACGACGAATCGCTGTCAACTTCCATTGCCGGAGGACCACTTTTAGCTACCCTTAAGTATGTTCTAAATGGTGGCGTACCACTTCCAGCCAGAGATCTAGCTGACCTGGACTCAGATAAATAAATGTTGTCATGGACACAAAATATGGTAGGCAAGACACAAAAGTTTAAGgataacaaaatcaaaacaacataCGTATAATAGAACTCCCTGCGAGGAGTTGGTTTTGGTGGGCCCCTGGGTATTGGTATTCCTGAATCGGCTGTCTTGGATCTCAAAGGCCTTTTCTCGTCCCCATCctgtgtatatattttttgttaaaaaaaactcAGCAATTCAGGGATAATGTATTTAATATGTGTAAAGTATATGATACAGTCAAATTAATCAAgtgtatattattatatatatatgcatacctGTTGGTCTACAGTGTCCATTCGTTTGCGTTTGCACCACCTGTATACGTGATCATAGTATAAGCCTTGCAGCGCCAGTACAAGAGTGCTTATCGTGTAGAGCTGGAAGTATTTGCAAAACACCAAACAAAAAATAGTAACTGGCTAAGTGAAATATGATTAGAAGAATATCGTAGCTTTCTCTCTTTAGTGTTTCCCTATCCTATCATATAGTTATTTATTCagtgtaaattttttttggttacaaAGAATGACACCATACGATCTTACCCGATGAACAttcaatataaatttaaattcGGACCGTTAAATCCATGTAAAAAATGTTTCTACTTGACGACATGGTAAAAATATTATAGAGGGAAACGAATCAGATCCTTCTAATACGGAAGTTATAAGAAGGGTCCATCTCCCTAACCCTAATTATCCAAATTTAGAAATATTGAAATACTACTGTTTAATCACTACTTTCCAAGAAGAACAATAATACGAAAGACAAAAAACCAAATTAAACAGCCATTACCAGAGCAGTGTAGAACTGAGTGGGTAACTGCATCCACAACAcaaaagtacaatcaaaatcacagCCCCATAATCTTACaacaaagataaaataaataaataaataaaaagacagAAGATAAGCTTAATAATGttcattaatattaaaagaacatgaaacaaacTGATAGTGTATGTAGCTTTAGCAAGAACCATATACTAACCGTTGCAGGTTCCAGAAGACAACCCACAAGATTGAATGCATCactgcaccaccaccaccaccaccaaaaccaaaaatcaaattaacagTGAATATATTAAAAAGCATTCATCTCGATTTTATGATAGAGATCGGATGAGAGAACGAACCCGGCGACCCAAGTGAGGAGGAAAGTGAGTGAAACGCCGTGGCTAGACTTGGTGTTGAAGTTAGTTATGATTTGAGGGATTTCCGCAACTCCCCAACAAACCAGACTCATTACTCCAAAACCGAACGAGTACTTGTCTTTGGTGTTGCAAAGGCAGTCCTTGAAGTACTTCTCTACCCAACCCACACAGGGTTTCTTCTCCCTCGCACAGTAATATGCCTCCGACATaaccctcctctctctctctagtctctGTAGCGGCTTGGCTTTATGATGCTTTTAATGACTAATGACTGTGTTTTTGTTGGCGATACATTCGATGGGCCTGGCCATTTATATAAACAATCAGCAATAAAAGCAGCCAAAACGACAGACGCGATCGTCGTTTTATTGGTTAAAAACTGTGAAAAGGAGCAATTAAAGTGCGGAAACTGAGGTACTCTACGGTCGTACAGATTCTCTTCCCTTAATCGATGTTGTTTACTTGCCTAAATGGACGGTATAGATCTAATAGGACAATTAATTAATCAGCCATCTtaaaaattagtatttttaagTGTCCTAAATAAGATGTGTCACGCAAAAAatgatttactttattttcaatttaaatacaACGGATCCATAAAAATTCAGTAATTACTTGAGACATCATCTTCGAGTGTATGTTTAGTGAGtcgtatatatgtatttataaccAACATCACACTTATGACATAATATTGACGGTATAACAAGGGTTATAAATTGAGATTATGTTGCTATTTTGTTAACTAGTTT is from Tripterygium wilfordii isolate XIE 37 chromosome 14, ASM1340144v1, whole genome shotgun sequence and encodes:
- the LOC120014406 gene encoding probable galacturonosyltransferase-like 2; translation: MLTLPQPPPQQPPPLRYHHHHHHRHSHFLLLFFMLSPLIINTSNAYKFKEAPQFYNSPTCPPLHSNNNIMCSNEAVHVAMTLDAAYLRGSMAAILSVLQHTSCPENIVFHFVSSDTASNSLYTTITTSFPYLNSQLYHFDDTAVSGLISTSIRSALDCPLNYARNYLANLLPLCVRRVVYLDSDLVLVDDIAKLSATYLPDGVVLAAPEYCNANFTSYFTPTFWANPTLSLTFAGRSACYFNTGVMVIDLERWREGDYTRKIVEWMELQKRIRIYELGSLPPFLLVFAGNIAPVDHRWNQHGLGGDNFRGLCRDLHPGPVSLLHWSGKGKPWVRLDSSRPCPLDALWAPYDLLQMPFAIES
- the LOC120014405 gene encoding probable vacuolar amino acid transporter YPQ2, which gives rise to MSEAYYCAREKKPCVGWVEKYFKDCLCNTKDKYSFGFGVMSLVCWGVAEIPQIITNFNTKSSHGVSLTFLLTWVAGDAFNLVGCLLEPATLPTQFYTALLYTISTLVLALQGLYYDHVYRWCKRKRMDTVDQQDGDEKRPLRSKTADSGIPIPRGPPKPTPRREFYYTSARSLAGSGTPPFRTYLRVAKSGPPAMEVDSDSSSEDETTTTTPAPTNRTVSQARSIPRSVGYGTFFATSLNLPFQSKGLSEAYMGFTGRRLLLHEGAGGMEHSAFGQWLGWLMAAIYMGGRIPQILLNVKRGSVEGLNPLMFIFALLANLSYVLSIVVRTREWEKIKPNLPWLLDAVVCVALDLFILLQYIYYRYFPKNGADFTDPSKA